A portion of the Leifsonia sp. EB41 genome contains these proteins:
- a CDS encoding cation:proton antiporter, translated as MNPLVGTIVLVPLLAVVAALVASVVGRVAKIPLVVFEILLGILVGPSVLGWVPATDALHAVGQFGLAFLFFMAGNEIDFHAIRGRPLRRASLGWIISLAVGVLLGVLLAPNAIAGVYVGIALCSTALGTLMPMLRDAGELRTPFGLAVTAVGAVGEFGPLLAISLFLSGRRPLAAALVLIAFAVIAAGAVWFAARGGHARFHALVRATLHTSGQFAVRVVVLAIAALVGLSLALGLDMLLGAFAAGVVVRVLLSGAAEEDAKLVETKLEAVAFGVLVPVFFIETGITFDLRGLLGDPHALLLLPIFLVLLLVVRGLPGSLAAPRGSTFADRASLTLFSATGLPIIVAVTNIGLKDHDLTSGTATALVGAGMLSVLIFPVVALLLRQRSADGGVRPPDPDRIPVEG; from the coding sequence ATGAACCCGCTCGTCGGAACGATCGTCCTCGTGCCGCTGCTGGCCGTCGTCGCCGCCCTCGTCGCCTCGGTGGTGGGGAGGGTGGCGAAGATCCCGCTCGTCGTGTTCGAGATCCTGCTCGGCATTCTGGTCGGCCCGAGCGTGCTGGGCTGGGTGCCGGCGACGGACGCGCTGCACGCGGTCGGGCAGTTCGGCCTGGCCTTCCTGTTCTTCATGGCGGGCAACGAGATCGACTTCCACGCGATCCGTGGCCGGCCGCTGCGCCGCGCCTCCCTCGGCTGGATAATCTCGCTGGCCGTGGGCGTCCTGCTCGGCGTGCTGCTCGCGCCGAACGCGATCGCCGGCGTCTACGTCGGGATCGCGCTGTGCTCGACCGCGCTCGGGACGCTCATGCCGATGCTGCGCGACGCCGGCGAGCTGCGCACTCCGTTCGGCCTCGCGGTCACAGCCGTCGGCGCCGTGGGCGAGTTCGGGCCGCTGCTGGCCATCTCGCTGTTCCTCTCCGGGCGGAGGCCGCTCGCCGCGGCACTGGTGCTGATCGCGTTCGCGGTGATCGCGGCCGGAGCGGTCTGGTTCGCGGCGCGCGGAGGCCACGCGCGGTTCCACGCGCTCGTGCGCGCCACTCTGCACACCAGCGGCCAGTTCGCCGTGCGCGTCGTGGTGCTGGCCATCGCCGCGCTGGTCGGGCTCAGCCTCGCGCTCGGCCTGGACATGCTGCTCGGCGCGTTCGCCGCCGGTGTCGTCGTGCGCGTCCTGCTCTCCGGCGCGGCCGAGGAGGACGCGAAGCTCGTCGAGACCAAGCTGGAGGCGGTGGCGTTCGGCGTGCTGGTCCCGGTGTTCTTCATCGAGACCGGGATCACGTTCGACCTGCGCGGGCTCCTCGGCGATCCGCACGCGCTGCTTCTGCTGCCGATCTTCCTGGTGCTGCTGCTCGTCGTGCGCGGGCTCCCCGGTTCCCTCGCCGCCCCGCGCGGCTCGACGTTCGCCGATCGGGCCTCGCTCACGCTGTTCAGCGCGACCGGGCTGCCGATCATCGTCGCCGTGACGAACATCGGGCTGAAGGACCACGACCTGACCTCCGGGACCGCGACCGCACTGGTCGGCGCCGGGATGCTGTCGGTGCTGATCTTCCCGGTCGTGGCGCTGCTGCTGCGGCAGCGGTCGGCGGACGGCGGGGTGCGGCCTCCCGACCCGGATCGCATCCCGGTCGAGGGCTGA
- the nadE gene encoding ammonia-dependent NAD(+) synthetase, producing the protein MRELQARIIDELNVTPSVDAAEEVAKRVDFLTRYLRATGASGFVLGISGGQDSSLAGRLCQLAVERLASEGVEAEFIAVRLPYGVQHDEDDAQLALSFIRPQRTIEFNIKRGVDGVDAEFGDAVGEAMTDFNKGNVKARVRMVAQYAIAGQRRLLVVGTDHAAEAVTGFFTKYGDGGADVLPLSGLTKRQGRALLEHLDAPARLYEKAPTADLLDHEPGQTDEANLGIQYSDIDDFLEGQDVADEIASAIETRYLATEHKRRVPASMFDDWWTTRGDYSR; encoded by the coding sequence ATGCGTGAACTCCAGGCCAGGATCATCGACGAGCTGAACGTGACGCCGAGCGTCGACGCCGCGGAGGAGGTCGCCAAGCGTGTCGACTTCCTCACGCGCTACCTGAGGGCGACCGGAGCCTCCGGTTTCGTGCTCGGGATCAGCGGAGGGCAGGACTCCTCCCTCGCAGGCCGGCTCTGCCAGCTCGCGGTCGAGCGACTCGCGTCCGAGGGCGTCGAGGCCGAGTTCATCGCGGTGCGCCTGCCGTACGGCGTGCAGCACGACGAGGACGACGCGCAGCTCGCGCTGAGCTTCATCCGGCCGCAGCGGACCATCGAGTTCAACATCAAACGGGGCGTGGACGGGGTTGACGCCGAGTTCGGCGACGCCGTCGGCGAGGCGATGACCGACTTCAACAAGGGCAACGTGAAGGCGCGCGTGCGGATGGTGGCGCAGTACGCGATCGCCGGCCAGCGACGCCTGCTGGTGGTCGGCACCGACCACGCGGCGGAGGCGGTGACCGGCTTCTTCACCAAGTACGGCGACGGCGGCGCCGACGTGCTCCCGCTCAGCGGTCTCACCAAGCGCCAGGGCCGCGCGCTGCTGGAGCACCTGGACGCGCCGGCGCGCCTCTACGAGAAGGCGCCGACCGCCGACCTCCTCGACCACGAACCGGGTCAGACCGACGAGGCCAACCTCGGCATCCAGTACAGCGACATCGACGACTTCCTGGAGGGCCAGGACGTCGCGGACGAGATCGCGTCGGCGATCGAGACGCGCTACCTGGCGACAGAGCACAAGCGCCGGGTGCCCGCGAGCATGTTCGACGATTGGTGGACGACGCGCGGCGACTACAGCCGCTGA
- the msrA gene encoding peptide-methionine (S)-S-oxide reductase MsrA, whose translation MQTFVLAGGCFWCLDAVYRVLRGVQDVVSGYTGGTTVDPSYDDVCTGTTGHAEAVAVTFDQEVIPAEVILDVFFTLHDPRQLNRQGADVGTQYRSAMFFDGEEQRALFEAARDRASEYWEGGIVTTIEPLGPFYRAEDYHQDFFAKNPGQGYCLAVALPKVNKIRASYAPYVVAA comes from the coding sequence ATGCAGACTTTCGTCCTCGCAGGCGGGTGCTTCTGGTGCCTCGACGCCGTCTACCGTGTGCTCCGCGGGGTGCAGGACGTGGTGTCCGGCTACACCGGGGGCACCACCGTCGACCCGAGTTACGACGACGTGTGCACCGGCACGACCGGGCATGCCGAGGCCGTCGCCGTGACCTTCGACCAGGAGGTCATCCCGGCCGAGGTGATCCTCGACGTCTTCTTCACGCTGCACGACCCGCGGCAGCTCAACCGGCAGGGCGCGGACGTCGGCACGCAGTACCGCTCGGCGATGTTCTTCGACGGCGAGGAGCAGCGGGCGCTGTTCGAGGCGGCGCGCGATCGGGCGTCCGAGTACTGGGAGGGCGGCATCGTGACAACGATCGAGCCGCTCGGGCCGTTCTACCGTGCGGAGGACTACCACCAGGACTTCTTCGCCAAGAACCCCGGTCAGGGCTACTGCCTGGCGGTCGCGCTGCCCAAGGTGAACAAGATCCGGGCGTCGTACGCGCCGTACGTGGTCGCGGCCTGA
- a CDS encoding single-stranded DNA-binding protein, which produces MAETVTVRGTVATSPRHVEPETGAPITSFRLVTNDRRRGRRSGARVPEAQSNWFTVTAFDELAVSAAACIARGDPLVVAGRLCVRDWEGEQLGVTVEIEAEAIGHDLSWAAASSRAPRPVSPCRQRVREGLSPPLRAGRWLQVRESA; this is translated from the coding sequence ATGGCAGAGACGGTGACGGTTCGGGGCACGGTGGCGACGAGCCCGCGGCACGTCGAACCCGAGACGGGCGCGCCGATCACGAGCTTCCGGCTCGTGACGAACGACCGTAGGCGCGGACGGCGCTCGGGGGCGAGGGTCCCCGAGGCACAGTCCAACTGGTTCACGGTCACGGCGTTCGACGAGCTCGCCGTCAGCGCGGCGGCCTGCATCGCGCGCGGCGATCCGCTCGTGGTGGCCGGCAGGTTGTGCGTGCGCGATTGGGAGGGTGAACAGCTCGGCGTGACGGTGGAGATCGAGGCGGAGGCGATCGGGCACGACCTGAGCTGGGCCGCAGCGAGTTCACGCGCTCCACGGCCGGTCTCGCCCTGCCGGCAGCGCGTGAGGGAGGGTCTCTCGCCGCCTCTTCGGGCCGGGAGGTGGCTGCAGGTCAGAGAGAGTGCATAG
- the ettA gene encoding energy-dependent translational throttle protein EttA: protein MAEYIYSMVRARKAVGDKVILDDVTMAFLPGAKIGVVGPNGAGKSTILKIMAGLDTPSNGDAKLSPGYTVGILMQEPLLDETKTVLENVQEGVGEIKGKVDRFNEISGLLADPDADFDTLLAEMGTLQEQIDAADAWDLDSQLEQAMDALRCPPSDWPVNTLSGGEKRRVALCKLLLQKPDLLLLDEPTNHLDAESVLWLEQHLAKYHGAVLAVTHDRYFLDHVAEWIAEVDRGHLYPYEGNYSTYLEKKRERLAIQGKKDAKLAKRLSDELDWVRSNAKGRQAKSKARLARYEEMAAEAERTRKLDFEEIQIPPGPRLGQIVIDAKNLQKGFGDRVLIDGLTFTLPRNGIVGVIGPNGVGKTTLFKTIVGLEPLDNGDLKVGETVQISYVDQTRGGIDPNKNVWEVVSDGLDYIQVGKTEVPSRAYVSTFGFKGPDQQKKSGVLSGGERNRLNLALTLKQGGNLLLLDEPTNDLDVETLSSLENALLEFPGCAVVITHDRWFLDRIATHILAYEGTEENPSDWYWFEGNFEAYEENKVERLGPDAAKPHRSAYRKLTRD from the coding sequence GTGGCCGAATACATTTACTCGATGGTCAGGGCCCGCAAGGCCGTCGGCGACAAGGTGATCCTCGACGACGTGACGATGGCGTTCCTGCCGGGAGCGAAGATCGGCGTCGTCGGCCCGAACGGTGCAGGTAAGTCGACCATCCTGAAGATCATGGCCGGCCTGGACACCCCGTCCAACGGCGACGCCAAGCTGTCTCCCGGATACACGGTCGGCATCCTCATGCAGGAGCCGCTGCTCGACGAGACCAAGACCGTCCTGGAGAACGTGCAGGAGGGCGTCGGCGAGATCAAGGGCAAGGTCGACCGCTTCAACGAGATCTCCGGGCTGCTGGCCGACCCCGACGCCGACTTCGACACGCTGCTCGCCGAGATGGGCACGCTGCAGGAGCAGATCGACGCCGCCGACGCGTGGGACCTCGACTCCCAGCTCGAGCAGGCGATGGACGCGCTGCGCTGCCCGCCGAGCGACTGGCCGGTCAACACCCTCTCCGGTGGTGAGAAGCGCCGCGTCGCGCTGTGCAAGCTGCTGCTGCAGAAGCCCGACCTCCTGCTGCTGGACGAGCCGACCAACCACCTCGACGCCGAGAGCGTGCTCTGGCTCGAGCAGCACCTGGCCAAGTACCACGGCGCCGTGCTCGCCGTCACCCACGACCGGTACTTCCTCGACCACGTGGCCGAGTGGATCGCCGAGGTCGACCGCGGCCACCTCTACCCGTATGAGGGCAACTACTCCACCTACCTGGAGAAGAAGCGCGAGCGACTCGCGATCCAGGGCAAGAAGGACGCCAAGCTGGCCAAGCGCCTGTCCGACGAGCTCGACTGGGTGCGCAGCAACGCCAAGGGCCGCCAGGCCAAGTCCAAGGCGCGTCTGGCGCGCTACGAGGAGATGGCGGCCGAGGCGGAGCGCACCAGGAAGCTCGACTTCGAGGAGATCCAGATCCCGCCGGGGCCGCGCCTCGGCCAGATCGTGATCGACGCGAAGAACCTGCAGAAGGGCTTCGGCGACCGCGTCCTCATCGATGGCCTCACCTTCACGCTGCCGCGCAACGGCATCGTCGGCGTCATCGGCCCGAACGGCGTCGGCAAGACCACGCTGTTCAAGACCATCGTCGGGCTGGAGCCCCTCGACAACGGCGACCTGAAGGTCGGCGAGACCGTGCAGATCTCCTACGTCGACCAGACCCGCGGCGGCATCGACCCGAACAAGAACGTCTGGGAGGTCGTGTCCGACGGGCTCGACTACATCCAGGTCGGCAAGACCGAGGTCCCGTCCCGCGCGTACGTCTCGACCTTCGGGTTCAAGGGACCCGACCAGCAGAAGAAGTCGGGCGTGCTCTCCGGCGGTGAGCGCAACCGCCTGAACCTGGCGCTGACGCTCAAGCAGGGCGGCAACCTCCTGCTGCTCGACGAGCCGACCAACGACCTCGACGTCGAGACGCTCTCCAGCCTGGAGAACGCGCTGCTCGAGTTCCCCGGCTGCGCTGTGGTCATCACCCACGACCGGTGGTTCCTCGACCGCATCGCGACGCACATCCTCGCCTACGAGGGCACGGAGGAGAACCCGTCCGACTGGTACTGGTTCGAGGGCAACTTCGAGGCGTACGAGGAGAACAAGGTCGAGCGCCTCGGCCCGGACGCCGCGAAGCCGCACCGCTCCGCGTACCGCAAGCTCACGCGCGACTGA
- a CDS encoding acyl-CoA thioesterase, with protein MRLHVPIKLRWSDLDAYAHVNNAAMLRLLEEARIEAFWSTDEHAVGGSTAVLDGTPGADTLTLIARQEIEYVAPIPYLRQPLDVQLWLGRLGGASLEVNYEVWSPEGVEPRTMFSRAATTIVLVDAASQRPRRINDRERTAWTPYLDTPVEFTKR; from the coding sequence ATGCGACTGCACGTCCCGATCAAGCTCCGCTGGAGCGACCTCGACGCGTACGCCCACGTGAACAATGCCGCGATGCTGCGTCTCCTGGAGGAGGCGCGCATCGAGGCGTTCTGGTCGACGGACGAGCACGCCGTGGGCGGCTCCACGGCCGTGCTCGACGGCACGCCGGGCGCCGACACGCTCACGCTGATCGCGCGCCAGGAGATCGAGTACGTCGCTCCCATCCCGTACCTGCGGCAGCCGCTCGACGTGCAGCTCTGGCTCGGGAGGCTCGGCGGCGCGAGCCTGGAGGTCAACTACGAGGTGTGGTCCCCGGAGGGCGTCGAGCCGCGCACGATGTTCTCGCGCGCCGCGACCACGATCGTGCTGGTCGACGCCGCGAGCCAGCGCCCGCGCCGGATCAACGACCGCGAACGCACCGCCTGGACCCCCTACCTCGACACCCCCGTCGAGTTCACCAAGCGCTGA
- a CDS encoding ubiquinol-cytochrome c reductase iron-sulfur subunit codes for MTESAPLTRRTLVQIGGVSAAGAGVLLLAACTPEGSGASSGDGSGNGGSATVALSSIPVGGAVSAQLGSTPIVVSQPSAGSVVAFSAVCTHQGCTVAPQGKEFDCPCHGSRFDAATGDVINGPASTPLTKLKTAVSGDKVTVTPT; via the coding sequence ATGACCGAATCCGCGCCGCTGACGCGCCGCACCCTCGTTCAGATCGGCGGCGTGTCCGCAGCAGGCGCGGGGGTGCTTCTGCTGGCGGCATGCACGCCGGAGGGCTCTGGCGCGTCGTCGGGCGACGGATCGGGGAACGGCGGCTCGGCCACCGTCGCTCTCTCATCGATCCCGGTCGGCGGCGCTGTCTCCGCGCAGCTCGGATCCACGCCGATCGTCGTCTCGCAGCCTTCGGCCGGCTCGGTCGTCGCCTTCAGCGCGGTGTGCACGCACCAGGGCTGCACGGTCGCGCCGCAGGGCAAGGAGTTCGACTGCCCGTGCCACGGCTCCCGCTTCGACGCGGCGACGGGCGACGTCATCAACGGACCGGCGAGCACGCCGCTGACGAAGCTGAAGACCGCCGTCTCCGGCGACAAGGTCACCGTCACCCCGACCTAG
- a CDS encoding sigma-70 family RNA polymerase sigma factor: MPDEDARLLRELHDQHAQAVWRYVVHLTGDRAMADDVVQETLLRAWRKPTVLDQSQQSARAWLFTVARNIVIDDKRSAHSQHEFGTDTLPERPSSPDDGADAVLDAWLVSDALAELSDEHRAVIVHAYYGGRSIAEISRELEIPEGTVKSRLHYGLRAMRLALQERGVTER, from the coding sequence ATGCCGGATGAGGACGCACGCCTGCTGCGCGAGCTGCACGACCAGCACGCGCAGGCGGTCTGGCGTTACGTCGTCCACCTCACCGGCGATCGGGCGATGGCCGACGACGTTGTGCAGGAGACCCTGCTGCGCGCCTGGCGCAAGCCGACCGTGCTCGATCAGAGCCAGCAGTCCGCGCGCGCCTGGCTGTTCACCGTCGCCCGCAACATCGTCATCGACGACAAGCGGAGCGCGCACTCGCAGCACGAGTTCGGCACCGACACCCTCCCGGAGCGGCCGTCGTCGCCGGACGACGGCGCCGACGCGGTCCTCGACGCCTGGCTCGTCTCGGACGCGCTGGCCGAGCTCTCCGACGAGCACCGCGCGGTGATCGTCCACGCGTACTACGGCGGCAGGTCCATCGCCGAGATCTCCCGGGAGCTGGAGATCCCGGAGGGCACGGTCAAGTCGCGGCTGCACTACGGCCTCCGGGCCATGCGGCTCGCACTTCAGGAGAGAGGGGTGACGGAGCGATGA
- a CDS encoding anti-sigma factor yields the protein MNHDEFATWDAAYVLGALAPAERKEFEEHLRECGRCSAAVAELAGMPGLLGRVPREQAFALLDEEAPQDAGLGAEVLPTLLDAARRRRRRSRWLVGGLAAAAAAVLVGAIAIAVPALEPGSPAGTSVAMEQVEPSALSADLHLTSEPWGTRIDSRCAYAKVGGDDGGRTWTYAMVVTDKSGHQTQISTWTAAEGTVVEPAATTSVPLSDISAIDIRSAANGTVLLRSTFG from the coding sequence ATGAACCACGACGAGTTCGCCACCTGGGACGCCGCGTACGTCCTCGGCGCCCTCGCTCCAGCTGAGCGCAAGGAGTTCGAGGAGCACCTGCGCGAGTGCGGGCGCTGCTCGGCGGCGGTCGCCGAGCTGGCCGGCATGCCCGGGCTGCTCGGCCGGGTGCCCCGGGAGCAGGCGTTCGCCCTGCTCGACGAGGAGGCGCCGCAGGACGCCGGGCTCGGCGCGGAGGTCCTCCCGACGCTGCTGGACGCCGCCCGGCGGCGCAGGCGGCGGTCGCGCTGGCTGGTGGGCGGTCTCGCCGCTGCGGCGGCGGCCGTGCTCGTGGGGGCCATCGCGATCGCCGTCCCTGCGCTGGAGCCCGGCTCGCCCGCCGGCACGAGCGTCGCGATGGAGCAGGTGGAGCCGAGCGCGCTGTCCGCCGACCTCCACCTCACCTCGGAGCCGTGGGGCACGCGGATCGACTCGCGCTGCGCCTACGCGAAGGTCGGCGGCGACGACGGCGGCCGCACCTGGACGTACGCGATGGTCGTCACCGACAAGTCCGGCCACCAGACGCAGATCTCGACCTGGACGGCGGCGGAGGGAACCGTGGTCGAGCCCGCCGCGACGACCAGCGTCCCGCTGTCCGACATCTCGGCCATCGACATCCGGTCGGCGGCCAACGGGACGGTGCTGCTGCGCAGCACGTTCGGCTAG
- a CDS encoding acyl-CoA thioesterase, whose protein sequence is MTEPLESLLTALDLTDTGARTSEDIFTGPSQWMPLGRVFGGQVLAQSIVAATRTVSDDRSIHSMHGYFLRPGDVNYPITFSVDRIHDGRSFSTRRTQAYQNGLPILSMIASFQDEDEGLEHQVAMPQDLPDPESLPNSAATLEEVEHPVAQYWASQRPFDMRHVPSPIYLSVEGAHVAHQAVWFRSIGDLPDDPALHRAALAYASDYTIMESVMRRHGVAWATPGLKAASLDHAMWWHRPALVDEWLLYTQESPSASGGRGLALGRIFSRDGRLVASVAQEATIRVPDAAKLRD, encoded by the coding sequence GTGACAGAGCCCCTGGAATCGCTGCTCACCGCACTCGACCTCACCGACACCGGTGCCCGCACCAGCGAGGACATCTTCACAGGGCCGTCCCAGTGGATGCCGCTGGGCCGCGTGTTCGGCGGCCAGGTGCTCGCGCAGTCCATCGTCGCGGCGACCCGGACGGTGTCGGACGACCGCAGCATCCACTCGATGCACGGCTACTTCCTGCGGCCAGGAGATGTGAACTACCCGATCACCTTCTCGGTCGACCGCATCCACGACGGGCGGTCGTTCTCCACCCGCCGCACCCAGGCGTACCAGAACGGGCTGCCGATCCTGTCGATGATCGCGTCCTTCCAGGACGAGGACGAGGGCCTCGAGCACCAGGTCGCGATGCCGCAGGACCTGCCCGACCCGGAGTCGCTGCCGAACTCGGCGGCGACGCTGGAGGAGGTCGAGCACCCGGTCGCGCAGTACTGGGCGAGCCAGCGTCCCTTCGACATGCGGCACGTGCCCTCGCCCATCTACCTGTCGGTGGAGGGCGCGCACGTCGCCCACCAGGCGGTCTGGTTCCGCTCGATCGGCGACCTCCCCGACGACCCGGCACTGCACCGTGCGGCGCTCGCGTACGCCAGCGACTACACGATCATGGAGTCGGTCATGCGCCGGCACGGCGTCGCCTGGGCGACCCCCGGCCTGAAGGCGGCGAGCCTGGACCACGCGATGTGGTGGCACCGCCCGGCCCTGGTGGACGAGTGGCTGCTGTACACGCAGGAGTCCCCCAGCGCGAGCGGGGGCCGCGGGCTCGCGCTCGGCCGGATCTTCAGCCGCGACGGGCGCCTCGTGGCGAGTGTGGCGCAGGAGGCGACCATCCGGGTCCCGGACGCGGCGAAGCTGCGCGACTGA
- a CDS encoding FAD-binding dehydrogenase, whose translation MTPEPDCLVVGAGLAGLVAACELLDAGKTVTILDQEPAASLGGQAFWSFGGLFLIDSPEQRGMGVSDSLALARQDWFGSAGFDREEDHWPKRWAEAYLQFAAGEKRAWLHEKGVRFFPVVGWAERGDGTAGGHGNSVPRFHITWGTGPGVIAPFVRQVQAAAAMGKARLLHRHRVDELIVEDGRVAGVRGEILKPDSAARGAASNRERIADFELRAPAVFVASGGIGGNHDLVRAAWPERLGTPPDFMLSGVPAHVDGRMLGIAEAAGAHLINGDRMWHYTEGIQNWDPIWQRHGIRILPGPSSLWLDARGERLPAPLFPGFDTLGTLEHLRTTGSDYSWFILTQKIIEKEFALSGSEQNPDLTGKDYGLLAKRVGPGAPGPVEAFKEKGADFVVADTLDELLAGMQRLSEVPLDTELVTRHVRERDRQLDNPFGKDLQLAAVRGARAYRGDRLIRVASPHKLTDPKAGPMIAVKLHILTRKSLGGIETDLDGRVLDADGAVVPGLYAAGEASGFGGGGVHGYRALEGTFLGGCLFSGRQAGRAVARAV comes from the coding sequence ATGACGCCAGAACCCGACTGCCTCGTCGTGGGAGCCGGACTCGCCGGGCTGGTCGCCGCGTGCGAGCTGCTCGACGCCGGGAAGACCGTCACGATCCTCGACCAGGAGCCGGCGGCCTCCCTCGGCGGGCAGGCGTTCTGGTCGTTCGGCGGGCTCTTCCTCATCGACTCCCCCGAGCAGCGCGGGATGGGCGTCTCCGACTCGCTCGCCCTCGCCCGGCAGGACTGGTTCGGCAGCGCCGGCTTCGACCGCGAGGAGGACCACTGGCCGAAGCGCTGGGCCGAGGCGTACCTCCAGTTCGCCGCGGGCGAGAAGCGCGCCTGGCTGCACGAGAAGGGCGTCCGGTTCTTCCCGGTCGTCGGCTGGGCCGAGCGCGGCGACGGCACCGCGGGAGGCCACGGCAACTCCGTGCCGCGCTTCCACATCACCTGGGGCACGGGTCCCGGCGTCATCGCGCCGTTCGTCCGGCAGGTGCAGGCCGCCGCGGCGATGGGGAAGGCGCGGCTACTCCACCGCCATCGCGTGGACGAGCTGATCGTCGAGGACGGCAGGGTGGCCGGCGTCCGCGGCGAGATCCTCAAGCCCGACTCCGCCGCACGCGGTGCAGCCAGCAACCGGGAGCGGATCGCGGACTTCGAGCTGCGCGCGCCCGCGGTCTTCGTCGCCAGCGGCGGGATCGGCGGCAACCACGACCTGGTCCGCGCGGCCTGGCCGGAGCGGCTCGGCACTCCCCCGGACTTCATGCTCTCCGGGGTGCCCGCGCACGTCGACGGCCGGATGCTCGGCATCGCAGAGGCGGCGGGCGCGCACCTGATCAACGGCGACCGGATGTGGCACTACACCGAGGGCATCCAGAACTGGGATCCGATCTGGCAGCGGCACGGCATCCGCATCCTGCCCGGGCCGTCGTCGCTCTGGCTGGACGCGCGCGGCGAGCGGCTGCCCGCGCCGCTGTTCCCGGGGTTCGACACGCTCGGGACGCTGGAGCACCTCCGCACGACGGGCTCGGACTACTCCTGGTTCATCCTCACCCAGAAGATCATCGAGAAGGAGTTCGCCCTCTCCGGCAGCGAGCAGAACCCGGACCTGACGGGCAAGGACTACGGGCTGCTCGCCAAGCGCGTCGGCCCGGGAGCGCCGGGGCCGGTGGAGGCGTTCAAAGAGAAGGGCGCCGACTTCGTCGTGGCGGACACTCTGGACGAGCTGCTCGCCGGGATGCAGCGGCTGTCGGAGGTCCCGCTCGACACCGAGCTGGTCACCCGGCACGTGCGGGAGCGCGATCGGCAGCTCGACAACCCGTTCGGCAAGGACCTCCAGCTCGCGGCGGTCCGCGGCGCACGGGCCTACCGCGGCGACAGGCTCATCCGGGTCGCGTCGCCGCACAAGCTCACCGATCCGAAGGCCGGGCCGATGATCGCGGTGAAGCTGCACATCCTCACCCGCAAGAGCCTCGGCGGCATCGAGACGGACCTCGACGGCCGCGTGCTCGACGCCGACGGCGCGGTGGTGCCCGGGCTGTACGCGGCGGGCGAGGCGAGCGGCTTCGGCGGCGGAGGCGTGCACGGGTACCGGGCGCTGGAGGGGACGTTCCTCGGCGGCTGCCTGTTCTCGGGGCGGCAGGCCGGGCGCGCGGTGGCGCGGGCGGTCTAG
- a CDS encoding globin, with translation MSTIPVGPPVGPSFFEQLGGHATFVRLVDAFYRGVAGDPVLRPMYPEEDLGPAKERLTLFLEQYWGGPTTYSEQRGHPRLRMRHNPFRVNPDARDRWLAHMRVAVDELALPPLLDETLWSYLERAAFAMVNTFEE, from the coding sequence ATGAGCACCATCCCGGTCGGGCCTCCCGTCGGCCCGTCCTTCTTCGAGCAGCTCGGCGGCCACGCCACGTTCGTGCGCCTCGTGGACGCCTTCTACCGCGGCGTCGCCGGCGACCCGGTGCTCCGGCCGATGTACCCGGAGGAGGACCTCGGACCAGCCAAGGAGCGGCTCACCCTCTTCCTGGAGCAGTACTGGGGCGGACCGACCACCTACAGCGAGCAGCGCGGCCACCCGCGGCTGCGGATGCGGCACAACCCGTTCCGGGTCAACCCGGACGCGCGCGACCGCTGGCTGGCGCACATGCGCGTGGCGGTGGACGAGCTCGCGCTTCCGCCGCTGCTGGACGAGACGCTGTGGAGTTACCTGGAGCGCGCCGCGTTCGCTATGGTCAACACATTCGAGGAGTAG